From the genome of Populus trichocarpa isolate Nisqually-1 chromosome 15, P.trichocarpa_v4.1, whole genome shotgun sequence, one region includes:
- the LOC7475156 gene encoding probable 6-phosphogluconolactonase 4, chloroplastic, whose translation MADQNNKKVVKVYDTEQDVAVSLAKYVADLSAKFAKERGSFTVVLSGGYLIDSIRKLTEPPYVDSVEWSKWHVFWVDERVVPRNHVDSNYKLAFDGFLSKVPIPAGQVYAINDALSAEGAAEDYQTVLKHLVDTGVLAKSSVTGFPKFDLMLLGMGPDGHVASLFPGHPLLEENVKWVTHIMDSPKPPPQRITFTFPVINSSAYIAMVVCGPGEVDAVYKALGKTENPELLPVQRVTPEEELRWFLDKVAASKLQE comes from the exons atgGCAGATCAGAATAACAAGAAAGTGGTGAAGGTGTATGACACGGAACAGGATGTGGCTGTTTCCTTGGCCAAATATGTTGCCGATTTGTCAGCTAAATTTGCTAAAGAGAGAGGGTCTTTCACTGTTGTTTTGTCTGGAGGTTATCTCATTGACAGCATCAG GAAATTGACAGAGCCGCCTTATGTTGATTCGGTAGAGTGGTCAAAATGGCATGTTTTCTGGGTGGATGAGAGAGTTGTTCCTAGGAATCATGTTGACAGTAACTATAAACTTGCCTTTGATGGTTTTCTCTCTAAG GTACCGATCCCTGCCGGTCAGGTTTATGCCATCAATGATGCCCTGTCAGCTGAAGGTGCAGCTGAGGATTACCAAACCGTTCTCAAGCATTTGGTTGATACTGGGGTGTTAGCCAAATCATCGGTGACTGGATTCCCGAAGTTTGATCTCATGCTTCTGGGGATGGGTCCGGATGGACATGTAGCTTCTCTGTTCCCTGGGCATCCACTTCTCGAGGAAAATGTGAAATGGGTTACTCACATTATGGACTCACCAAAACCACCTCCACAGAGAATTACCTTTACCTTTCCTGTCATCAATTCATCTGCATATATAGCCATGGTGGTGTGCGGTCCTGGTGAAGTTGATGCGGTTTACAAAGCATTGGGAAAGACTGAAAATCCCGAATTGCTGCCTGTTCAGAGGGTGACACCAGAAGAAGAATTGAGGTGGTTTTTGGACAAAGTTGCAGCTTCGAAGCTGCAGGAGTGA